One window of the Sebastes umbrosus isolate fSebUmb1 chromosome 1, fSebUmb1.pri, whole genome shotgun sequence genome contains the following:
- the LOC119490052 gene encoding beta-crystallin B3-like encodes MTGRAGQRLPVCQGQRGKPIEKQCDGHNGRDRLAASTGFLLLWPEINHKYPRRPLPTARQASTPTHTLTLRQTGKREKKEEKQRAWLVRGAVKHKPSRGKMTDQQGTPDQLPAEKGQGGAGATYKLAVFEYENFRGKKVELSGECKDVMEKTERIGSVIVESGPWVGFERPGFAGEQFVLEKGEYPRWSTWTNCLSSYNLSSFRPLKVDSADHKLHLFENAGFEGRKMEIVDDDVPSLWAHGFQDRVASAKAINGTWVGYMYPGYRGRQYVFEFGDFKHWNDWGATAPQIQSVRRVRDMQWHKRGCYIVPAPTPPNPNPNPAPNPSPAPIPTPNPNPNPAPNPKSQTQPQP; translated from the exons ATGACGGGCAGAGCCGGGCAGCGTTTGCCAGTGTGCCAGGGCCAGAGGGGCAAGCCTATTGAGAAGCAGTGTGATGGACACAATGGGCGCGACAGACTTGCTGCATCAACAGGCTTTTTGCTGCTGTGGCcagaaataaaccataaataccCCCGCCGGCCTCTACCGACCGCTCGCCAGGcctccacacccacacacaccctcacactgagacagacaggaaagagagaaaagaaagaggaaaaacagagagCGTGGCTTGTACGTGGTGCAGTGAAGCACAAGCCATCCAG AGGCAAAATGACAgaccagcaggggaccccagaCCAGCTGCCTGCAGAGAAGGGCCAAGGAGGGGCTGGAGCCACATATAAG TTGGCAGTTTTTGAGTACGAGAACTTCCGTGGGAAGAAGGTGGAGTTGTCTGGTGAATGTAAAGATGTGATGGAGAAGACGGAGAGGATTGGCTCGGTCATTGTGGAGTCGGGACC ATGGGTGGGGTTTGAGCGTCCAGGTTTTGCAGGAGAGCAGTTTGTGCTGGAGAAAGGAGAGTATCCTCGCTGGAGCACCTGGACCAACTGCCTGAGTAGCTACAACCTGAGCTCATTCAGGCCTCTGAAAGTG gACAGTGCAGATCATAAGCTGCACCTGTTTGAGAACGCAGGCTTTGAAGGTAGAAAGATGGAGATCGTTGACGACGACGTCCCCAGTCTGTGGGCTCATGGTTTCCAGGATCGTGTGGCCAGCGCTAAGGCTATCAATGGAAC GTGGGTGGGATACATGTACCCAGGCTACAGAGGGCGCCAGTATGTGTTTGAGTTTGGAGATTTCAAACACTGGAACGATTGGGGAGCCACTGCACCTCAGATCCAGTCCGTCCGACGTGTGCGGGACATGCAGTGGCACAAGAGAGGGTGCTATATTGTCCCTGCCCCTACACCTCCCAATCCCAATCCCAATCCCGCTCCGAACCCCAGCCCTGCCCCCATCCCAACTCCCAACCCCAATCCTAACCCTGCTCCCAACCCCAAATCCCAAACCCAACCCCAACCTTAA